A stretch of Actinomycetota bacterium DNA encodes these proteins:
- a CDS encoding prolyl oligopeptidase family serine peptidase: MASAARPRERPPAGQGWGSTAQPCAGGASPARAGPSASLAGPCPRRPASARSAAARTRPTTASGPTPAVNPRFPPAPPTRRDGTVDVLHGIAVPDPYRWLEDGDAAEVRQWAAAQDARARAFLDALPQREGLHGRFVELLRAGTVSAPALAGDRVFTLERAGDLDQAVVVLRSASDPAEPPRVVVDPHHLAADHAAAVDWFSPSPDGRLLAYGVSEAGSEHGVLRIVDIDGNRLLDDEIGPVRHPSPAWLPDGSAFAYSRLPTPGTVAAGDEGYWESLWWHTVGTSADEDEPLLADGLERTALPYATISPDGRWLALHVHLMPTRTDVVLLDRLTGTRTVVIEGEEAGTAAQVVGDRLFASTTHGSPRGRVVSALVGRPEAANWQTVVAEGEGVVDGFAVAGRSLLVAVTEHAVSRLWRYGLDGSGATEVGLPELGSIGAMATDGTSERAFVTFTSFTRPPALWRWTPGAALEPWSSHRAPADPARFRVEQVFYPSTDGARVPMFVVSAAGSEAGPGTPTVLSGYGGFAISSTPAFSPGALAWCEAGGAFALAGIRGGAEYGEDWHRAGMRARKQQVFDDFGAAADWLVAEGRTSPERLAVRGGSNGGLLVGAMVTQRPGLCRAAVCSVPLLDMLRYHRFLIGALWVPEYGDPDDPDDFAVLHAYSPYHRVVDGLDYPALLVTTAESDSRVDPLHARKFTARMQQAGADVLLRVEARAGHGQGKPRWKQADELADTWAFLADQLDGRAES; encoded by the coding sequence ATGGCAAGCGCGGCCCGACCGCGCGAGCGCCCGCCAGCCGGGCAGGGATGGGGGAGCACGGCCCAGCCGTGCGCCGGGGGCGCAAGCCCGGCCCGGGCCGGTCCGTCCGCTAGCCTCGCCGGACCATGTCCAAGAAGACCAGCAAGCGCAAGATCCGCAGCCGCAAGAACAAGGCCAACCACGGCAAGCGGCCCAACGCCGGCCGTTAACCCCAGGTTCCCCCCGGCCCCGCCCACCCGGCGGGACGGCACCGTCGACGTCCTCCACGGGATCGCGGTCCCCGACCCCTACCGGTGGCTGGAGGACGGGGACGCGGCCGAGGTCCGCCAGTGGGCGGCCGCCCAGGACGCCCGCGCCCGGGCCTTCCTCGACGCCCTGCCCCAGCGCGAAGGCTTGCACGGCCGGTTCGTCGAACTGCTGAGGGCGGGCACGGTGTCGGCCCCGGCCCTGGCCGGCGACCGGGTGTTCACGCTGGAGAGAGCGGGCGACCTCGACCAGGCGGTGGTCGTGCTGCGCTCGGCCTCTGACCCGGCCGAGCCGCCCCGGGTCGTCGTCGACCCTCACCACCTGGCCGCCGACCACGCGGCCGCCGTCGACTGGTTCTCGCCGTCGCCCGACGGGCGCCTGCTGGCCTACGGCGTCTCTGAGGCCGGGAGCGAGCACGGGGTGCTGCGGATCGTCGACATCGACGGCAACCGCCTGCTCGACGACGAGATCGGCCCTGTCCGCCACCCCTCGCCGGCGTGGCTGCCCGACGGTTCGGCCTTCGCCTACAGCCGCCTGCCGACCCCCGGCACGGTGGCCGCCGGGGACGAGGGCTACTGGGAGAGCCTGTGGTGGCACACCGTCGGCACCAGCGCCGACGAGGACGAGCCCCTCCTGGCCGACGGGCTCGAGCGCACGGCCCTGCCCTACGCCACCATCTCGCCCGACGGGCGCTGGCTAGCCCTGCACGTCCACCTCATGCCCACCCGCACCGACGTGGTGCTGCTCGACCGCCTCACGGGCACGCGCACGGTCGTCATCGAGGGCGAGGAGGCGGGCACCGCCGCCCAGGTGGTCGGGGACCGGCTCTTCGCCTCCACGACCCACGGTTCCCCCCGGGGGCGGGTCGTCAGCGCCCTGGTGGGGCGCCCCGAGGCGGCCAACTGGCAGACGGTGGTGGCCGAGGGGGAGGGCGTCGTGGACGGCTTCGCCGTGGCCGGGCGTTCGTTGCTGGTGGCCGTGACCGAGCACGCCGTGTCCCGGCTGTGGCGCTACGGGCTGGACGGCTCGGGGGCCACCGAGGTCGGGCTGCCCGAACTGGGCTCGATCGGGGCCATGGCGACCGACGGCACCAGCGAGCGGGCGTTCGTGACGTTCACGTCGTTCACCCGCCCGCCCGCCCTGTGGCGCTGGACGCCGGGGGCCGCGCTGGAGCCCTGGAGCTCGCACCGCGCCCCCGCCGACCCGGCCCGCTTCCGGGTCGAGCAGGTGTTCTACCCCTCCACCGACGGGGCCCGGGTCCCGATGTTCGTGGTGTCGGCGGCCGGCAGCGAGGCCGGGCCGGGCACGCCCACGGTCCTCAGCGGCTACGGCGGGTTCGCCATATCCTCGACCCCCGCCTTCTCCCCTGGAGCCCTGGCCTGGTGCGAGGCTGGAGGAGCCTTCGCCCTCGCCGGCATCCGGGGCGGGGCCGAGTACGGCGAGGACTGGCACCGGGCGGGCATGCGGGCCCGCAAGCAGCAGGTGTTCGACGACTTCGGGGCGGCCGCCGACTGGCTGGTGGCCGAAGGCCGCACCAGCCCGGAGCGGCTGGCGGTCCGGGGCGGCTCCAACGGCGGGCTACTGGTGGGAGCCATGGTCACCCAGCGGCCCGGCCTGTGCCGGGCGGCGGTGTGTTCGGTGCCCCTGCTCGACATGCTGCGCTACCACCGGTTCCTCATCGGCGCCCTGTGGGTGCCCGAGTACGGTGACCCCGACGACCCCGACGACTTCGCCGTGCTCCACGCCTACTCGCCCTACCACCGGGTCGTCGACGGCCTCGACTACCCCGCCCTGCTGGTGACCACGGCCGAGTCCGACTCGCGAGTCGACCCGCTCCACGCCCGCAAGTTCACGGCCCGCATGCAGCAGGCCGGGGCCGACGTGCTCCTGCGGGTGGAGGCCCGGGCGGGCCACGGACAAGGCAAGCCCCGCTGGAAGCAGGCCGACGAACTAGCCGACACCTGGGCCTTCCTGGCCGACCAACTGGACGGCCGCGCCGAGTCCTGA
- the metG gene encoding methionine--tRNA ligase: MNRFYCTTPIYYVNDAPHIGHAYTTVIGDAVSRWHRLLGDEVLFVTGTDEYGLKNKQAADAQGVHPRELADRNSRRFRDAWDQLDVDYDDFIRTTEGRHTRSVQKFLSAIHDNGDIELGTYEGLYCVACEAYYTESDLVEGLCPVHRRPVEVVTEQNWFFRLSRYQQRLLDYYEAHPEAIVPAGRRNEVLGFIRQGLQDISISRSSFDWGVPLPWDPTQVTWVWFDALPNYITAAGYGDDPDAFAKWWPADYHLVGKDIIRFHAVYWPAMLLAAGLEPPRCVAAHGWLLLGGEKISKSNTKLAQITPAALIEDYGVDAVRYHILRDTPFGPDGDFSYEGLLARYNADLANNFGNLVSRVTTVVAGKCGGTGPRPRPDSPLREVAASVYEAVAGAWDRLAPSEALDATWGLIRQTNAHLEAHEPWKAEPGPEVDAVLGDALEAVRLVCVLAWPAVPGAATEAWRRIGLEGSPGAQRLPEAAAWGGYPGGLPVEKGAPLFPRKKAG, encoded by the coding sequence GTGAACCGGTTCTACTGCACGACGCCGATCTACTACGTGAACGACGCGCCCCACATAGGGCACGCCTACACGACCGTCATCGGCGATGCCGTGAGCCGCTGGCACCGCCTCTTGGGTGACGAGGTGCTGTTCGTCACCGGTACCGACGAGTACGGGCTCAAGAACAAGCAGGCGGCCGACGCCCAGGGCGTCCACCCCCGGGAGCTGGCCGATCGCAACAGCCGGCGTTTCCGCGACGCCTGGGACCAGCTCGACGTCGACTACGACGACTTCATCCGCACCACCGAGGGGCGCCACACCCGGTCGGTGCAGAAGTTCCTGTCGGCCATCCACGACAACGGCGACATCGAGCTGGGCACCTACGAAGGCCTCTACTGCGTGGCCTGCGAGGCCTACTACACCGAGAGCGACCTGGTCGAGGGCCTGTGCCCGGTCCACCGACGCCCCGTCGAGGTCGTGACCGAGCAGAACTGGTTCTTCCGCCTCTCCCGTTACCAGCAGCGCCTGCTCGACTACTACGAGGCCCACCCCGAGGCCATCGTCCCCGCGGGACGCCGCAACGAGGTGCTGGGTTTCATACGCCAGGGCCTGCAGGACATCTCGATCAGCCGCAGCTCGTTCGACTGGGGGGTGCCCCTGCCCTGGGACCCCACGCAAGTGACGTGGGTGTGGTTCGACGCCCTGCCCAACTACATCACGGCCGCCGGTTACGGCGACGACCCCGACGCCTTCGCTAAGTGGTGGCCGGCCGACTACCACCTGGTGGGCAAGGACATCATCCGCTTCCACGCCGTGTACTGGCCGGCCATGCTGCTGGCGGCCGGGCTGGAGCCGCCCCGGTGCGTGGCCGCCCACGGGTGGCTGCTGCTGGGCGGCGAGAAGATCTCCAAGAGCAACACCAAGCTGGCCCAGATCACCCCGGCCGCCCTCATCGAGGACTACGGGGTCGACGCCGTGCGCTACCACATCCTGCGCGACACCCCGTTCGGCCCGGACGGTGACTTCTCCTACGAGGGACTGCTGGCCCGCTACAACGCCGACCTGGCCAACAACTTCGGCAACCTGGTCTCCCGGGTGACGACCGTGGTCGCCGGCAAGTGCGGCGGCACCGGCCCCCGGCCCCGGCCCGACAGCCCGCTGCGGGAGGTGGCTGCCTCGGTGTACGAGGCGGTGGCCGGCGCCTGGGACCGCCTGGCTCCCTCCGAGGCCCTCGACGCCACCTGGGGCCTGATACGCCAGACCAACGCCCACCTCGAGGCCCACGAGCCGTGGAAGGCCGAGCCGGGGCCCGAGGTCGACGCCGTGCTGGGGGACGCCCTCGAGGCCGTCCGCCTGGTGTGCGTGCTGGCCTGGCCGGCCGTCCCCGGGGCGGCCACCGAGGCCTGGCGCCGCATCGGTCTGGAGGGCTCGCCCGGCGCCCAGCGCCTGCCCGAGGCGGCCGCCTGGGGTGGTTATCCCGGCGGCCTTCCGGTAGAGAAGGGGGCGCCCCTGTTCCCCAGGAAGAAGGCCGGCTGA
- the ychF gene encoding redox-regulated ATPase YchF, whose protein sequence is MERLGLVGLPNSGKSALFNALTGGSALVAPHPFSTTDTTVGIAQVADPRLDALAEMSKSRKKVAATVQLVDIAGLVAGAASGEGLGNRFLGGIREVDAVVMVLRAFDDPNVTGGSDPLADLHTLELELVLADAESAEAQVAKRRKMVKGDPSQVAAVAVLDAALAELNAGVPIYRSGLSAEQREALKPMFLLTTKPVLAVVNLGEDQLDDAEVITKPVAAELGEAADVLAVCVQLESEAARLDPADRQELLDGLGLGEGALPRVVRAAYHLLGRRTFLTTGDKESRAWTFRAGAKAPECAGVIHSDLQRGFIRAEVVQWDELLSLGSWSAARDAGKLRVEGKEYVVADGDVLEIRFNV, encoded by the coding sequence ATGGAACGGCTCGGCCTGGTTGGTCTGCCCAACTCGGGCAAGTCGGCACTCTTCAACGCCCTGACGGGCGGGTCGGCGCTCGTCGCCCCCCACCCCTTCTCGACGACCGACACGACGGTCGGCATCGCCCAGGTGGCCGACCCGCGGCTCGACGCACTGGCCGAGATGAGCAAGTCGCGCAAGAAGGTGGCGGCCACCGTGCAGCTCGTCGACATCGCCGGCCTCGTGGCCGGGGCGGCCAGTGGCGAGGGCCTCGGCAACCGCTTCCTGGGCGGGATCCGCGAGGTCGATGCCGTGGTCATGGTGCTGCGGGCCTTCGACGACCCGAACGTGACCGGCGGCTCCGATCCGCTGGCCGACCTCCACACCCTGGAGCTGGAGCTCGTGCTGGCCGACGCCGAGTCGGCCGAGGCCCAGGTGGCCAAGCGGCGCAAGATGGTCAAGGGTGACCCCAGCCAGGTGGCCGCGGTGGCCGTTCTCGACGCCGCCTTGGCCGAGCTCAACGCCGGCGTCCCCATCTACCGGTCGGGTCTCTCGGCCGAGCAGCGCGAAGCCCTCAAGCCCATGTTCCTGCTCACCACCAAGCCGGTGCTGGCCGTGGTCAACTTGGGCGAGGACCAGCTCGACGACGCCGAGGTGATCACCAAGCCGGTGGCCGCCGAGCTGGGCGAAGCCGCCGACGTGCTCGCGGTGTGCGTGCAGCTCGAGTCCGAGGCCGCCCGCCTCGACCCGGCCGACCGCCAGGAGCTGCTCGACGGCCTGGGCCTGGGTGAAGGGGCCCTGCCCCGGGTGGTCCGGGCCGCCTACCACCTGCTGGGACGGCGGACGTTCCTGACCACCGGTGACAAGGAGTCGAGGGCGTGGACGTTCAGGGCCGGGGCCAAGGCCCCCGAGTGCGCGGGGGTGATCCACTCCGACCTCCAGAGGGGCTTCATCCGGGCCGAGGTGGTCCAGTGGGACGAGCTGCTGTCGCTCGGGTCGTGGTCGGCGGCCCGCGACGCGGGCAAGCTGAGGGTCGAGGGAAAGGAGTACGTGGTGGCCGACGGCGACGTGCTCGAGATCCGCTTCAACGTGTGA
- a CDS encoding TatD family hydrolase, whose product MWTDTHCHLQYEGLPADALDRAQAAGVDRVICVGTDPEKSKAAIELAAAAPGRVWATVGLHPHDATLGTDGLLPLLDAPRVVGVGECGLDYHYDHSPRDVQRAAFAAQIGLARAHGHTLVIHTREAWDDTFAVLAAEGVPDRVVFHCFTGGPGEARRALDLGAYLSFSGIVTFKGADDLRAAARTCSPSRLLVETDAPYLAPVPHRGQGNEPALVAVVGAAVAAVRGVPVEEMAALTSANASAAFNLT is encoded by the coding sequence ATGTGGACCGACACCCACTGCCACCTCCAGTACGAGGGACTGCCGGCTGACGCCCTCGACCGGGCGCAGGCCGCGGGGGTCGACCGGGTCATCTGCGTGGGGACCGACCCGGAGAAGTCGAAGGCGGCCATCGAGCTGGCGGCCGCCGCGCCCGGGCGGGTGTGGGCCACGGTCGGCCTCCATCCCCACGACGCCACCTTGGGCACCGACGGGTTGCTGCCCCTGCTCGACGCCCCCCGGGTGGTGGGGGTGGGCGAATGCGGGCTCGACTACCACTACGACCACTCCCCCCGCGATGTCCAGCGGGCTGCATTCGCGGCCCAGATCGGGCTGGCCCGCGCCCACGGCCACACCCTGGTCATCCACACCCGGGAGGCGTGGGACGACACCTTCGCCGTGCTGGCGGCCGAGGGCGTGCCCGACAGGGTGGTGTTCCACTGCTTCACGGGAGGGCCAGGCGAAGCCCGCCGGGCCCTCGATCTGGGTGCTTACCTGTCTTTCAGCGGGATCGTCACGTTCAAGGGGGCCGACGACCTGCGGGCCGCGGCCCGTACCTGCAGCCCCAGCCGCCTGCTGGTGGAGACCGATGCCCCGTACCTGGCCCCCGTGCCCCACCGGGGACAGGGCAACGAGCCCGCCCTGGTGGCCGTGGTGGGGGCGGCCGTGGCCGCCGTCAGGGGCGTCCCGGTGGAAGAGATGGCCGCCCTGACCAGCGCCAACGCGTCCGCCGCGTTCAACTTGACCTGA
- a CDS encoding FtsX-like permease family protein, producing MSVLARGMRNAFRNGIRTVSIVAILGLSVGLALTMVLARHAVQARIESVEASIGNIITVSPAGVRGFAGGGDPLTGSQLGPIHAMAHVVAVTETLNDRLTAADTELQSALELGALGARAQPGANAPAQNPQFSGGAGPGGFSAPIVVIGTNDPTNLQTFGVGAGVTLTAGAAFPAGSNDAVALLGSGLATKNNLSVGSTFQAYGTDFTVAGIFDTGGNRFADSTMVAPLSTVQRVSGQSDAVTQAVVQVDSITNLGTTAAAIRTMLGDAADVTSEADTSSQALEPLKNIKSISLYSLAGAVGAGAVIIFLTMLMIVRERRREIGVLKAIGASNFTVMRQFMVEAVTFTLAAAVIGLMIGVVGGNPVTKLLVNNSTAGAAAPAVGPNAGGPGPAGQFPGPANVPRIQGGGGPGPGAALGAAPGGAGIAQRLNLTNVRVAIGWNVVLYGLAAAVFIALAGSAIPSLLLARVRPAEVLRAD from the coding sequence GTGAGCGTGCTGGCCCGCGGCATGCGGAACGCTTTCCGCAACGGCATCCGTACCGTCTCCATCGTCGCCATCCTGGGACTGAGCGTAGGGCTGGCGCTCACCATGGTCCTGGCCCGCCATGCGGTACAGGCCAGGATCGAGTCGGTCGAGGCCTCGATCGGCAACATCATCACCGTTTCCCCTGCCGGGGTGCGGGGTTTCGCAGGCGGCGGCGACCCTCTGACTGGGAGCCAGCTTGGGCCCATCCACGCCATGGCCCACGTGGTGGCGGTGACGGAAACGCTCAACGATCGTCTCACCGCAGCCGACACCGAGTTGCAGTCCGCCCTAGAGCTGGGCGCCCTCGGTGCCCGAGCACAGCCGGGCGCCAACGCACCTGCCCAGAACCCACAGTTCAGCGGGGGCGCCGGACCGGGGGGCTTCTCGGCGCCGATCGTGGTGATCGGTACGAACGACCCCACCAACCTGCAGACCTTCGGGGTGGGCGCCGGCGTCACCCTGACGGCCGGTGCCGCCTTCCCGGCGGGCTCGAACGACGCCGTCGCCCTCCTTGGCTCGGGCCTCGCCACCAAGAACAACCTGAGCGTCGGCTCGACGTTCCAGGCCTATGGCACCGACTTCACGGTGGCCGGCATCTTCGACACCGGCGGCAACCGGTTCGCCGACAGCACCATGGTGGCCCCCCTCTCGACCGTTCAGCGAGTATCGGGACAGTCCGACGCGGTGACCCAGGCCGTCGTGCAGGTGGACTCGATCACCAACCTGGGGACGACGGCGGCGGCCATCAGGACAATGCTGGGCGACGCCGCCGACGTCACCAGCGAAGCGGACACCTCCAGCCAGGCGCTGGAGCCCCTCAAGAACATCAAGAGCATCTCGCTCTACAGCCTGGCCGGGGCTGTCGGCGCGGGCGCCGTGATCATCTTCCTCACCATGCTGATGATCGTGCGGGAGAGGCGCCGGGAGATCGGCGTGCTGAAGGCCATCGGCGCGTCGAACTTCACGGTCATGCGCCAGTTCATGGTCGAGGCGGTGACCTTCACCCTGGCCGCCGCTGTGATCGGTCTCATGATCGGAGTGGTGGGCGGGAACCCCGTCACCAAGCTCCTCGTCAACAACAGCACGGCCGGCGCAGCCGCGCCGGCCGTAGGCCCGAACGCCGGGGGGCCGGGGCCAGCCGGCCAGTTCCCGGGGCCAGCCAACGTCCCCCGCATACAGGGGGGTGGCGGCCCGGGCCCCGGGGCGGCCCTCGGCGCGGCCCCGGGAGGGGCCGGTATTGCCCAACGGCTGAACCTCACCAACGTCCGTGTCGCCATCGGCTGGAACGTCGTGCTCTACGGACTGGCGGCTGCCGTGTTCATAGCCCTCGCGGGCAGCGCCATCCCATCGCTCCTCCTCGCTCGGGTGCGCCCCGCAGAAGTGCTGAGGGCCGACTGA
- the rsmA gene encoding 16S rRNA (adenine(1518)-N(6)/adenine(1519)-N(6))-dimethyltransferase RsmA, protein MTLTGRQVRDLLARHGARPTKTRGQNFVVDPNTVRRMARLAGVGPGDRVVEVGAGVGSLTLALAETGAAVTAVEVDPRLVPALRETVSGAGVTVVEADAMALDWDGLLGGDEWAMVANLPYNIATPLVADLLDHVPAVRRIVVMVQREVAERLAAGPGEEAYGAVSVKVAYWATAKVVGRVPATVFWPEPKVESAIVDIRRHARPPGGADRERMFALVAAGFGQRRKMLRRSLAGLVDDRGFEAAGVRPEARAEELGLAHWERLAACSTSLPPS, encoded by the coding sequence GTGACGCTGACCGGCCGGCAGGTGCGGGACCTGCTGGCCCGTCACGGCGCACGGCCCACCAAGACCAGGGGCCAGAACTTCGTCGTCGACCCCAACACCGTCCGCCGCATGGCCCGGCTGGCGGGCGTGGGCCCGGGCGATCGCGTCGTCGAGGTAGGGGCGGGGGTCGGCTCCTTGACGCTCGCCCTGGCCGAGACGGGGGCGGCGGTCACCGCCGTCGAGGTCGACCCCCGGCTGGTGCCCGCCCTGCGGGAGACCGTTTCGGGAGCGGGCGTGACCGTCGTGGAGGCCGACGCCATGGCCCTCGACTGGGACGGCCTGCTCGGCGGTGACGAGTGGGCCATGGTCGCCAACCTGCCGTACAACATCGCCACCCCCCTGGTGGCCGACCTGCTCGACCACGTCCCGGCCGTACGCCGTATCGTGGTGATGGTCCAGCGGGAGGTGGCCGAGCGGCTGGCCGCCGGGCCCGGCGAGGAGGCCTACGGGGCGGTGTCGGTGAAGGTGGCCTACTGGGCCACGGCCAAGGTCGTGGGCCGGGTGCCGGCCACCGTCTTCTGGCCCGAGCCCAAGGTCGAGTCAGCCATCGTCGACATCCGCCGTCACGCCCGCCCGCCCGGCGGCGCTGACCGTGAGCGCATGTTCGCCTTGGTGGCCGCCGGGTTCGGCCAGCGCCGCAAGATGCTCCGGCGCTCGCTGGCCGGGCTGGTCGACGACCGGGGGTTCGAGGCTGCGGGCGTGCGCCC
- a CDS encoding DUF192 domain-containing protein: MAWLLRDEEVLAALELATSRQDRMRGLLGRDHVDGALLLDPCRSVHSFGMRFPIDVAFCDRDLVVLRSLTLVPNRLTRPSPRCRCVIEAEAGAFDRWKLRPGDRLEVRS, from the coding sequence ATGGCCTGGCTGCTGAGGGACGAGGAGGTGCTGGCTGCCCTGGAGCTGGCCACCAGCCGCCAGGACCGCATGCGGGGCCTGCTCGGGCGTGACCATGTGGACGGAGCCCTGCTGCTCGACCCGTGCCGGTCGGTCCACAGCTTCGGGATGCGCTTCCCGATCGACGTGGCCTTCTGCGACCGCGACCTGGTTGTGCTCCGGTCGCTGACGCTCGTCCCCAACCGGCTCACCCGCCCGTCCCCGCGGTGCCGCTGCGTGATCGAGGCCGAGGCCGGGGCCTTCGACCGGTGGAAGCTGCGGCCCGGCGACCGGCTCGAGGTGCGGAGCTGA
- the rsmI gene encoding 16S rRNA (cytidine(1402)-2'-O)-methyltransferase, with the protein MATPIGNLGDLSPRAVETLAAAGTIACEDTRRARQLLSHCGLAAGGRLVTLNEHTEAAKTRSLLDRLAAGATVALVTDAGMPAVSDPGERLVAAAVAAGHEVTVVPGPSAALAALVVSGLPTARFCFEGFLPRKGRARAQRLAALADEQRTAVLFEAPHRVRETVADLAAALGGDRRVAVARELTKVHEELWRGPLSEASGHLAARDPRGEYVLVVEGAPPPAAAGPDDVENALRARLVAGEDKKSAVAAVAAGLGVPKRSVYDLAERLAGELPEGAGGARPTLGQ; encoded by the coding sequence GTGGCCACCCCTATCGGCAACCTGGGTGACCTGTCCCCTCGGGCGGTCGAGACCCTGGCCGCGGCCGGCACGATCGCCTGCGAGGACACCCGCCGGGCCCGCCAGCTCCTGTCGCACTGTGGGCTGGCCGCCGGAGGCCGGCTCGTGACCCTCAACGAGCACACCGAGGCGGCCAAGACCCGGTCCCTGCTCGACCGCCTGGCGGCCGGGGCCACGGTGGCCTTGGTGACCGACGCGGGCATGCCCGCCGTCTCCGACCCCGGGGAGCGGCTGGTGGCGGCGGCCGTGGCCGCCGGCCACGAGGTGACGGTGGTGCCCGGCCCCTCGGCCGCGCTGGCCGCCCTGGTGGTCAGCGGCCTGCCCACGGCCCGCTTCTGCTTCGAGGGGTTCCTGCCCCGCAAGGGCCGGGCCCGGGCGCAGCGGCTGGCCGCCCTGGCCGACGAGCAGAGGACGGCTGTGCTCTTCGAGGCCCCCCACCGGGTGCGCGAGACGGTGGCCGACCTGGCCGCGGCCCTGGGGGGCGACCGCCGGGTGGCCGTGGCCCGGGAGCTGACGAAGGTGCACGAGGAGCTCTGGCGGGGACCGCTGAGCGAGGCCTCCGGCCACCTGGCGGCCCGCGACCCCCGGGGGGAGTACGTGCTGGTGGTCGAGGGTGCCCCCCCGCCCGCGGCCGCCGGGCCCGACGACGTCGAGAACGCCCTCCGAGCCCGCCTGGTGGCCGGCGAGGACAAGAAGTCGGCCGTGGCCGCGGTGGCCGCCGGCTTGGGAGTGCCCAAGCGTTCGGTCTACGACCTGGCCGAGCGGCTGGCCGGCGAATTGCCTGAGGGTGCCGGCGGCGCCCGGCCTACGCTTGGCCAGTGA
- a CDS encoding septal ring lytic transglycosylase RlpA family protein — translation MCASVLLLPVLWLRGDAGGGSEATRFDISGAPHAALVGAGRPGGGARAAPAAVAPAPVVRASVSGSGLAGPDGSASSAGPAAPVTEPVTTAAPPTTVPATATTTAPTIEPAVETTTTTTTTVPPTTTTTTTTTTPPAAAASAPFPPGGSPVPTNLPPWGTERESGVASWYDAPERTCAHRTAPFGTVIRIIRLHNGAVTTCLVYDWGPADTTRIIDLSRDSFERLAYAEAGLIDVVIEW, via the coding sequence GTGTGCGCGTCAGTACTGCTTCTGCCCGTTCTGTGGCTACGCGGGGACGCCGGCGGCGGATCCGAGGCCACCCGGTTCGACATCAGCGGGGCACCGCACGCCGCCCTCGTGGGTGCCGGCCGGCCCGGGGGCGGGGCCCGGGCCGCGCCTGCGGCGGTGGCGCCGGCCCCGGTCGTGCGTGCGTCGGTTTCGGGGAGCGGCCTGGCCGGCCCCGACGGCTCCGCCAGCTCGGCCGGGCCGGCGGCGCCGGTCACCGAGCCGGTCACCACGGCCGCACCACCGACGACCGTGCCGGCGACGGCCACCACCACCGCGCCGACGATCGAGCCGGCCGTGGAGACGACGACCACCACCACCACCACCGTCCCACCCACCACGACCACGACCACGACCACCACCACGCCGCCGGCCGCGGCGGCCAGCGCACCCTTCCCACCGGGGGGCTCCCCGGTCCCCACCAACCTGCCGCCGTGGGGGACCGAGCGGGAGTCCGGGGTGGCGTCGTGGTACGACGCCCCCGAGCGCACGTGCGCCCACCGCACGGCACCCTTCGGCACGGTGATCCGCATCATCCGCCTTCACAACGGGGCGGTGACAACCTGCCTGGTCTACGACTGGGGCCCGGCCGACACCACCCGGATCATCGACCTGTCGCGCGACAGCTTCGAGCGCCTGGCCTACGCCGAGGCGGGGCTGATCGACGTCGTCATCGAGTGGTAG